The genomic stretch CCCCGCCGGAACAGCCGCCAACCCCCAGACCAACGGCCAAAAGGTCCCTAAGCTCTTCCAGCCCTTCACCGTTCGCGGTGTCACCTTCCAGAACCGCCTGGGTGTAAGTACTATTCCACGCCACTACGCAACATCCCAAAACTAACAAGACACAGCTGGCCCCATTGTGCCAATACTCCGCCGAAGATGGCCACATGACCGACTGGCACGTCGCGCATCTGGGCGGTATCGCCCAGCGCGGCCCAGGGCTCATGATGATCGAAGCCACGGCCGTACAACCGGAAGGCCGAATCACGCCCCAGGACGTGGGTCTCTGGAAAGACAGCCACATCGCGCCGATGAAGCGCGTCATCGAATTCGTGCACAGCCAGGGCCAGAAGATCGGTGTGCAGATCGCTCACGCAGGTCGCAAGGCCAGTACCATTCCGCCGTGGATGTCGGGCGCTGTCGTCGCCTCCGAGCAAGCGGGCGGATGGCCCGAGAATGTCAAGGGCCCTAGCGATATCCCCTTCGCTGACTCGTTCCCCAAGCCCAAGGCCATGACGAAGGCTGATATTGAGGAGTTTAAGAACGCTTGGGCGGCGGCTTGTAAGCGGGCTATTGCTGCGGGCGCGGATTTCATTGAGATTCATAATGCCCATGGGTATCTGTTGTCGAGTTTCCTGTCGCCGGCGTCGAATAACAGGACCGATGAGTATGGTGGTTCGTTTGAGAATCGGATTCGTCTGCCTTTGGAAATCGCCCAGTTGACTCGCGATACGGTCGGCCCTGATGTTCCTGTTTTCCTGCGTGTGTCTGCCTCCGATTGGCTCGAGGAGGTGCTTCCCGAGCAGAGCTTCAATGTCAACGAGACGGTCAAGTTCGCTCAGGCGCTCGTCGCCCAGGGTGCCGTGGATCTGATCGATATCAGCTCCGGTGGTGTGCACGCCGCGCAGAAGGTCAAGTCCGGTCCTGGATTCCAGGTTCCCTTCGCTGTGGCTGTGAAGAAGGCCGTTGGCGATAAGATGCTTGTTTCCGCCGTCGGTGCCATCACCAACGGTAAGCAGGCCAACCAGTTgctcgaggaggagggtATTGATGTGGCGCTTGTCGGACGTGGATTCCAGAAGGACCCCGGTCTGGCTTGGACTTTCGCCCAGCATCTCGATACCGAGATCTCGATGGCGAATCAGATTCGTTGGGGATTTACCAGACGTGGTGGTACTCCTTATATTGATCCTTCGGTTTACAAGCCGTCGATCTTTGATTAGATTATGATGTGATGATTTAGAGGTATGAAGAGATGTACATAGATTAGACAGTATAATATACAAAAACTGCACTTTCAGTATGTTACAGTAATAGTACATAATTGATATCGGGTCACCCCAGTAGTCAACCCTATTCAACTTATAAGATCGCGCGGCCCAGCGCTTATCTCCCGAATACATTTATGCACCATGGCTTATCCCTATGTCGAGAATCAGCTACTCAGAATAAGTATCACTGTCTGCAGAACCACCCAAACATCAGACTTAAGTACATTTAACCTTTGCCAGCATCAGGAATCTCCAACCCACAATCCTCAAAGCAATGCAGTATACACATACCAGCCAGTCTATTTCTCTATAACTACCCCACTCACAGCGAATAAACCAATCCCCGCGATCCCGGGGATTCCCTGTCGAGGCCTACAAATGCTTAACTGCTCCACAATCAATCAACGCACGAGAAACTAAAGATCCACAAAACTACAAAAGCTTATATTCCTGCTCAGCTCTTTAACTCATGTGTAGATCACGCCACTTGTACTTCTGACGGACTAGCATTTTCTGAACTGCGGTTACTACGGGATTATATGCGGATGTCCTCAAAGTTGAAAAGTTGCAATAACCAAAATGACAGTACGGGTGGTTTTATATGCTCGCTATTATACTGAAATATAATGTTAACCACACATATGCTCCGATATTGCTATGCCAAAAGAGAATAATTATAGAGGGTGATACATGTCAGCTATCAAGTTGGGTTTCTGGAGTTTGAGAGACGACTATGTCACGAACAAAGTAGCTTACAGATAAACCGGTCATAGGTATGAACACCAGCCCTCATTTCCCACTATGAGAAAGGAGATATCAACAGTCGGAATTAAAGATGAGGCAATGTTACCCACAGTCCATCGCCAATGTaggcaaggaagatatcTCCAGAGCCCCACAACGCCCGCAGATTCAGTAAGCGTCCAACGGTGTTATCGGATTCGTCGGATATAAGCGAGTAAACCCGGGGGTGTCAGCAATCGACATCGTCCATGTAAATTGGTTGGCTGAGGAGAGATCTTCCATTGTACCAGATTTAGTGGGATTGTATCATCGACGTCAACTGCCGAAAAGTGATGTGTATAAATAAGTCCACGACCACCAAACTCaacccaacaacaataaaaCTTCCACCAAGACCCAAGTTAACTCCTAAAATCCAAAATGGTCAAGACACTCCCCTTTGCTGCCAACCTCGAAGTGCCCACCCCAGGCTTTGGGGCAATGGGTCTCAGCTTCGGTCTGGGTAGCAATCTATCACTCGAAGAAGCCGAGCCCGTGCTCCTGAAAGCAATTGAACTGGGGTGTACATTCTGGGATACAGCTGTGAGTGATGAATCAGTCCGTTAAAATACGGCAACCCTGTCTAACCGGGAATAAAGGTCGTCTATCAAGCCGGTGTTAACGAGAAACTTCTCGGTGACTTTATCCGGAAACATAACGTCCGTGACAAGGTTTTCAGTGAGTCATATTCTTGCGTACTCCTCAATAATACTGTTTCTAACCTTTATACGCCAGTCGCCTCGAAATGCGGCTTCAATGTCTTCGGAGACGGAAGCGTCACCAACTCCGCCGCACACATTAAGGAGTACATCGAGGGTACCATTCAACGACTAGGCTTCACCCCCGATCTATACTATCTGCATCGGATTGATCCCAGTATGTCACATACCTTTCGGAGACCAATACCACACAAGCTAATGAAACCAGAAACCCCATTGGAAGAATCCATCCCAGCCCTCGACGAAATCCGCAAAGCCGGCAAAACCAAATACATCGGTCTCTCTGAATGTTCGGCAGCGACACTCCGTAAAGCCAATTCCAGtgagtcttttctttctccatcccatTCATTCCCTAATAGACATAAGCATATCTGACGAAAGGAACTAGTCGCCAAAATCGACGCCATCCAAGCCGAGTACTCAGCCTTCGAAACCCTCCACGAAACAGACGGTCTTATCGATACAGCCCGAGAACTCAACATAGCTTACGTGGCTTACAGTCCCCTAGGTCATGGGTGGCTGGTTGATAACTTCCCATATAAGACCCCGGATGACTTTGCGCCGGATGATTTCCGTCGTAAAAGTATGTCCCAAGTCCCTCCTTTTGGGGGTGTTTTATGCCAACCTAATACACACATACAACATACACACCTACTAACATCTTCTACCCAGGTCCCAAATTCCAAGGCGAAAACTTCTACAAAAACCGCGCAATCGTAGACGAAATCAAGAAACTCGCTGCTCGGAAGGGCTGCGCCATTAGTCAAATTGCGCTGGCCTGGGTTGCTGCGCAAGGATTCATCGCTATCCCCGGAACGACGAAGGCTGGTCGATTGGAGGAGAACTGGGCTTCGAGGGAGATTGAGTTgacggaggaggagaagttggagatgaggaggattATTGATGCTGCGAAGCCGCATGGGAATCGGTATGGGCCTGCGCATCAGGCTATGGTTGGGCATTAgggggttttggatgaggTTTCTTGTGAGGGTTGTATATATGGATCGGGTTCTGtcatgatgtatgtatgatttTGGAGGTATATACAAGGTTTAGATCGGGTTGTTTTCTGATTGAATTTGACTCTACAGTATACAGAATATGCGTCATTCAGTGATTGGGACTCACGTAACAACAGCTATAGCTATCATTACAGCTGTAAGCCCCTGTCTTTCTCTACCGTCCCTCCGCACCTGAGTGACCTCAAAGTGTGATCTATGCAAGTAGCGTGTAATAGTCTATCTGTTGACCCCCTACATCTCGAGATCAACACTCACTCCTCACGTAAAAGGGCCAGCGAGCAATAGTGTTACTGTCTCTTGTTCGTACAACCGTTGTAATCAAATCCGTCTAGGGTCTATATTTCTAATCTATAGAtaatctatatctataaCCCCGTCGTAATAAAATCATCCCAAACCTAAACTGTACATGAATGCAAATCAAACCAGAGTATATCGCCAAAAATGACACCaagcaacaaaaaaaaaaaattaaagcTTGCTCTTGGGTGCGCTGTTCTTCAGCACGTTCTCATTCCATGGGTAGGGATCGAATACCAGGTCGTTGACCGGGTTCTGAGAAGCACGTCGGAACAGATCCGGGTAGACTTCACCATCGTAGCGGCCCAGACTGCTGTCGAGCTGCCAGTCAGGGAACTTCCAGGCATCGACGAGACGAACGGCATGGGGCCGGATCTCGTCCAGAAGCTTCATCACAGCGTTCGACTGCGCCAGCGAGATCTGGCGGGTGGTGACGGCactggacgagaagaactCACCGGCCTCACGCTCGAGAGTGTGCAGAGAGTACAGGCGGAAGAGCTTGTGCATCAGGGTCACAGTCTCAGGATCCAGCTCGGATGTCAGCTGGGGCGAAGTGACCGCCTCGTAGAAGTTCTTGACCACGAGGTACTGCGAGTGCGCGGTCGACAGTCGCCAGAAGTCGACCAGCAGGCTGTTCCATGACCGCTTCTCAACGTCTCGGCGCTTCAGGGCCTCGAAGGTGAGATGTGCGGTACGCCAGGCAAAGGCAGCAACAATGTCCTTGTCCTCTTCCAGGATGTCAAAAGAAGCGCCCTTCTCCCGACGAGAGAGATATGTCTGCAGAATCTGGGACGTGTCGTTGTTGGTTCCCTTTCCGGCAAGGACGGCACGGGCGGATTTCAAGAGCTACAACAGTCAGCATATGAACGTAACGTAACCAAAGAGCAATGCTTAACAACTTACATATCTTGCAACCTGTTGTGTCAACATGTAGTTGTCACCCTCCCAGGTCAGCGTGGGAAGGTAGTCCGCATACCACGGTCCAATGCCGCTGTAATTGCTGTATCCGTGGCCACCACAAGCCCGACGACAAATTTCGAGACCCTCTCCGGCAGTGGTACTAGCGAGTGCCTTCAGTCCGCAGGAAGTGGCGTGGAGATCTGCCAGCAGGTCGGCACCGGCCCTAAGCTGCTCAGGGCCTGCGCCTCTCTTGTCCTGACCAGCCTCAACGGCGCCCTTCATTCGCTTCTGGTTCTCCTCATAGAGCCGCATCATACCGCGACCGGTAAAGTGCAGAGCATACATGGAAGCGAGCaaaggaaggagacggaTCTGGACCATCTTATAGTTCAGGACCTGGTTTTCTCCAGCGTCTTTACCGCCATCGCGGTCCTGGAACTGCCGACGGACAGCGCAATAACGGGTGGCGATGGTGACGCCGCGAGCCAAGACACTACCGGCCTGCAGCACAATGTTGGAGCGGACCCAGGTCATGGTACCGTATAAGAGCGAGTGAGACGCCGGGCGCAGATACTTGTTGGTCTCTTTATCGACGCTGGAGAAACGGGCCAGCATGTTGACGTGAGGAATCTTGACCTTGTTGAACAGCAGGAAACCATTGTCCATCGTGCTGGTCCAGTTAGTATCCTGTGTACGCGAGGAATAACTATACACAAGAAAGGGATCACTCACTTATAGCCGAACTTAGGACCGATGTCTCCGACGTAGATATTCTCCAGAGGCTGGTGGGTTTGCAGATCACGAATCTGGACAACGAACGGGTGGGGGCCATAGTTCTTGCCTCCGATGAACAGCTGGGCCATAACCACGGCATGGTTGGCAGTGCGACCCAGAGAGCCGATCCACCACTTCGAGGCAGTCAGGGTAGGAGAGTGGATTGTGAAAGTTTTGTCGTCAGGGTTCCAAGTGGCTGTTGTTTCCAAGCCACGGACGTTGGAACCATGGCCCAATTCCGTCTGTGCGTAACATCCAATGATCTCGTATTTCGAAGCTGGTTCAAGGAagagcttcttttgctcaGGGGTAGTCTGTTCCCGTAAAGTGACCTAATTGGTTATCCGTTAGTGGTCGCACGCGGCTGGAGTCGGTGGGTAGCGTTGCAGTGTAACTCACCAAGAACATACTGGCGTGGAGACCATAGGGAGTTGGCTCCGACAAGAGCTCGTTGGCCATGTAGTAGTCATCTTGAGACCACTTGTGTTGCACTGCCAATTGCTGCAGACGCTTCGCCTTGGCCAACGCTCTTTGAATCTTCTCTGTCCGGCCCAAAGTGTAGTTCTCTGATTTATCAAACACCTTGTCCGACTCCAGGATGGACAGAATTTGCTGTTGCCTGTCCAATGCCTTCTTGGTATGTAATAATTCGGCCAATTTGTCAACGTCGACGTTGGACTGGGCGCGCTCCTGGGCGAGCAGCTCGGAGCCTTGCGGGCCGGCCGGCTTCAACGCCTGGACCCAGgcgggaggaggagaaggcatATTGTGATAATTGTATAGGAAGGGACGATGTCCGGATGGTAGGATTGAATGAGAATCGTAGAGAAAACAAAACTGGCCACAAAAGATGGGGGGAGGCGAAGTGGATGACTTATAGGAGGGACACTCCACGGGGAAAATGCCCCAGAGCCTTGACAAAATGGCCGAGGGTGAACGCGGCGCTTGCCCAATGGGGCAGAAGCCTCGgctgttctttgtctggtTGTGGCCTTGCTGCCTTACCCCATCGGCAAGAGGCGAAACCCACCCAGTCATTCGGAGAGGTCAGTAACCGTAACTTTCTCGGCCGACGAGCCATCGGAATTCACGATACCGAGTCAGCTTTTAGGCTTGTAGATACTTACCAGGTACGTAACACTAAGGCAGCTTAACTTACTCTGCCTACAGGGGTCTGTCCCGAAATCGGCAGGGCGTGCAGCAGTTCAACAGCGATCAGAGTCTGAGCGTATAGAATGATTGGCCTGTTGCCCTCCTGCACTTGTTATCTGATAACGATCAGTTGCAGGGCCAGCGCAGCATCTACAGCTTGTGTTTACATGCGACAGAGTTCACATCAGATCGCTATCGAGTCGTATCATATGATATCAGAGAAGCGAAAACTCTGGTACTACATCTTGACCGGAACCATTAATCTTTAAAGCCCCAGTATCACGTCCAATTCTTCCCCATATGCTGGGAGATCCACATCGCGCCGCGCATGACACGTGACTAGACCGATCTGAACTTGCGAGGGGACAAGCCAACCCAGGAGGACTAGAAATGAACATTAGAATCATTATGtttagtagtagtaattTTTCTTCCGAGCTACATTCCGTTACCCAGTTTCACAGTTTCCTCTTTCGCTCTGCAACCCGAAAAGCCACTCCGACGTAGAATAGGAGAGACGCGGCggaaaggaaacaacaacTAATCATTCAGACAAAAGGCTTGACACGTGCTAAGAATTCTCGACTTCACATGATCTCACCAGCTGGAATTGAGAGCTTCAAGACTACTAAAACGAAACCAGAATATTGTGGATAGGAAGCGAATCGGGGACactccttttcctctccgcTGGCCAACCCGCAATCACATGTGAAATACGGAATGACGACAGATCCACCCTCACGTCCCAGAAAACCATCGTCGTGAAGCCCGAACATAATCACACTCATTTCAATTGATTCTTCCGTCCTGCTTCCCCGGCTTTTTCCCCGTTGGACCCACGAAAACTACGGGCGGGCTAACTTGGTGACCTCCTTCACGGACTCCACCCGGTGCTCCCgttctcc from Aspergillus oryzae RIB40 DNA, chromosome 1 encodes the following:
- a CDS encoding putative aldo-keto reductase (YakC) (predicted oxidoreductases (related to aryl-alcohol dehydrogenases)) produces the protein MVKTLPFAANLEVPTPGFGAMGLSFGLGSNLSLEEAEPVLLKAIELGCTFWDTAVVYQAGVNEKLLGDFIRKHNVRDKVFIASKCGFNVFGDGSVTNSAAHIKEYIEGTIQRLGFTPDLYYLHRIDPKTPLEESIPALDEIRKAGKTKYIGLSECSAATLRKANSIAKIDAIQAEYSAFETLHETDGLIDTARELNIAYVAYSPLGHGWLVDNFPYKTPDDFAPDDFRRKSPKFQGENFYKNRAIVDEIKKLAARKGCAISQIALAWVAAQGFIAIPGTTKAGRLEENWASREIELTEEEKLEMRRIIDAAKPHGNRYGPAHQAMVGH
- a CDS encoding NADH:flavin oxidoreductase/NADH oxidase (NADH:flavin oxidoreductase/12-oxophytodienoate reductase) — translated: MHTPDYVEPAQGISYFTPAQNPPAGTAANPQTNGQKVPKLFQPFTVRGVTFQNRLGLAPLCQYSAEDGHMTDWHVAHLGGIAQRGPGLMMIEATAVQPEGRITPQDVGLWKDSHIAPMKRVIEFVHSQGQKIGVQIAHAGRKASTIPPWMSGAVVASEQAGGWPENVKGPSDIPFADSFPKPKAMTKADIEEFKNAWAAACKRAIAAGADFIEIHNAHGYLLSSFLSPASNNRTDEYGGSFENRIRLPLEIAQLTRDTVGPDVPVFLRVSASDWLEEVLPEQSFNVNETVKFAQALVAQGAVDLIDISSGGVHAAQKVKSGPGFQVPFAVAVKKAVGDKMLVSAVGAITNGKQANQLLEEEGIDVALVGRGFQKDPGLAWTFAQHLDTEISMANQIRWGFTRRGGTPYIDPSVYKPSIFD
- a CDS encoding uncharacterized protein (acyl-CoA oxidase), whose amino-acid sequence is MPSPPPAWVQALKPAGPQGSELLAQERAQSNVDVDKLAELLHTKKALDRQQQILSILESDKVFDKSENYTLGRTEKIQRALAKAKRLQQLAVQHKWSQDDYYMANELLSEPTPYGLHASMFLVTLREQTTPEQKKLFLEPASKYEIIGCYAQTELGHGSNVRGLETTATWNPDDKTFTIHSPTLTASKWWIGSLGRTANHAVVMAQLFIGGKNYGPHPFVVQIRDLQTHQPLENIYVGDIGPKFGYNTMDNGFLLFNKVKIPHVNMLARFSSVDKETNKYLRPASHSLLYGTMTWVRSNIVLQAGSVLARGVTIATRYCAVRRQFQDRDGGKDAGENQVLNYKMVQIRLLPLLASMYALHFTGRGMMRLYEENQKRMKGAVEAGQDKRGAGPEQLRAGADLLADLHATSCGLKALASTTAGEGLEICRRACGGHGYSNYSGIGPWYADYLPTLTWEGDNYMLTQQVARYLLKSARAVLAGKGTNNDTSQILQTYLSRREKGASFDILEEDKDIVAAFAWRTAHLTFEALKRRDVEKRSWNSLLVDFWRLSTAHSQYLVVKNFYEAVTSPQLTSELDPETVTLMHKLFRLYSLHTLEREAGEFFSSSAVTTRQISLAQSNAVMKLLDEIRPHAVRLVDAWKFPDWQLDSSLGRYDGEVYPDLFRRASQNPVNDLVFDPYPWNENVLKNSAPKSKL